From Skermanella sp. TT6, a single genomic window includes:
- a CDS encoding MATE family efflux transporter: MAAASGKGQAQAAKFTSGSPLRHVVVMTTTGSVGLMAVFAVDLANLFYISMLGVRELAAAVGFAGTILFFQISLCIGLTIGTGAIVARAIGSGDREEARRLAGSSLVVMLAVTLAVGILTVPFLDPILSALGAQGETKRFAETYLTIVSPTMPLLGVGMCCSALLRAVGDARRSMNVTLFAGLATAVLDPILIFGFDLDLMGAAIAALLSRCVLVAIGWHGASTVHGLVGRPSMAALPRDARALFRVAGPAILTNVATPVASAYVTFSMARFGDAAVAGLAIVDRVVPVAFGVIFALSGAVGPIFAQNLGARIFGRIRETLRASLTVMLTYVAAVWLILFLGQDLLVQVFSVEGVAADIVRLFCTLTAGGFLFIGCLFVANAAFNNLGFPLLSTGFNWGRATLGTIPFVTLGAWAGGAQGIVIGQAAGALVFGLAAVVVAFRVVGRLRDDRLGPEPAPEWPEAPAQPVSSGKAALATLAAPRPAAGED; the protein is encoded by the coding sequence ATGGCCGCCGCTTCCGGCAAAGGTCAGGCCCAGGCGGCCAAGTTCACGTCGGGATCGCCGCTGCGCCACGTCGTGGTGATGACGACCACCGGCTCCGTCGGCCTGATGGCGGTCTTCGCGGTCGATCTGGCGAACCTGTTCTACATCTCCATGCTTGGGGTCCGGGAACTGGCCGCCGCGGTCGGATTTGCCGGGACGATCCTGTTCTTCCAGATCTCGCTGTGCATCGGCCTGACCATCGGCACCGGCGCGATCGTCGCCCGGGCGATCGGCTCCGGCGACCGGGAGGAGGCCCGCCGGCTCGCCGGCTCCAGCCTCGTCGTGATGCTGGCCGTGACCCTGGCGGTCGGCATCCTGACGGTCCCGTTCCTCGACCCGATCCTGTCGGCCCTCGGAGCCCAGGGGGAGACCAAGCGGTTCGCCGAAACCTACCTGACGATCGTCTCGCCGACCATGCCGCTGCTCGGCGTCGGCATGTGCTGCTCGGCGCTGCTTCGGGCCGTCGGGGATGCCCGGCGATCCATGAACGTGACCCTGTTCGCCGGCCTGGCGACGGCCGTGCTGGACCCGATCCTGATCTTCGGTTTCGACCTCGACCTGATGGGGGCCGCGATCGCGGCGCTGCTGTCCCGCTGCGTCCTGGTCGCGATCGGATGGCACGGCGCATCGACGGTCCACGGGCTGGTGGGGCGCCCTTCGATGGCGGCGCTCCCGCGGGATGCCCGGGCGCTGTTCCGGGTCGCGGGTCCTGCGATCCTGACCAATGTCGCCACCCCCGTCGCCTCGGCTTACGTGACCTTTTCCATGGCGAGGTTCGGCGACGCGGCGGTCGCCGGGCTGGCGATCGTCGACCGGGTCGTGCCGGTCGCGTTCGGCGTGATCTTCGCCCTGAGCGGCGCGGTCGGGCCGATCTTCGCCCAGAACCTGGGCGCGCGGATCTTCGGGCGCATCCGCGAGACCCTGCGGGCCAGCCTGACCGTGATGCTGACCTATGTCGCGGCGGTCTGGCTCATCCTGTTCCTGGGCCAGGACCTGCTCGTCCAGGTCTTCTCGGTCGAGGGCGTGGCGGCCGACATCGTGCGTCTGTTCTGCACGCTGACCGCCGGCGGGTTCCTGTTCATCGGCTGCCTGTTCGTCGCCAACGCGGCCTTCAACAACCTGGGCTTCCCGCTGCTGTCCACCGGCTTCAATTGGGGCCGGGCCACCCTGGGCACGATCCCCTTCGTCACCCTGGGCGCCTGGGCGGGAGGCGCCCAGGGCATCGTGATCGGCCAGGCGGCGGGCGCCCTCGTCTTCGGTCTGGCCGCCGTGGTCGTCGCCTTCCGGGTGGTCGGCCGGCTGAGGGACGACCGGCTCGGACCCGAGCCGGCGCCCGAATGGCCCGAGGCGCCGGCCCAGCCCGTCTCGTCGGGCAAGGCGGCGCTCGCGACCCTCGCCGCACCCCGTCCGGCCGCGGGCGAGGACTGA
- a CDS encoding DEAD/DEAH box helicase, whose amino-acid sequence MPLVNHTARASSPAGAPVPFAEEDVSRVFDQKTLQRARGLLLAGAARLLPAREHIAATVTDLGRTHTVMVVPSHRNQRVSLERTCTCGRSSCAHMAAAALLALDSRPEWRRPVQSSFLDRGPAPKVPPAPEPAPAAPPTGTPGGIPLAYWTLEPGQGENALYVTATLTVGGTPERPATPRQVVDHAAGIEQAGPDRTVARLLGAGALVRTPVPKGRADGVDKLLRCLLATGRVRWHSGASLVAGPKRVVRAFRDPRTGTVRPTGLPEGGALIKGLGHWCVDPGAGQICPVDLQIVTMPKASAPMPSAKPEPQKPRIVTRRSAQRTPAPRMVPADVPPRPARSDPAVIVERSPRITARLGRVVSAGEGMIDILRLSFDYGDPGQPAEIEADDQRQFARIETSDGSPVFARRDKAAEQEAMARLARIGFAQLRIDPPKGSLDDRGTRVHRMTGKDPDAAWRAFFTTQVPALEAEGWTIHIGSDFGTRLVESAGDVAITVRDAGEGWFDMEVGVEIEGQRRSLLPILARLIDRGGMAAMRVIDGQAHVMLEDGSVLAVPADRIKRLFSVLEAMLETGRRFEEKLQVPIGEADLLVDIDDLVSRRPDESAQIEAFLRKLNEGETLPEVAAPASFRGDLRDYQRTGLAWLQRLAANQVAGILADDMGLGKTAQTLAHIALEHESGRLEDPCLVVVPTSLVPNWVNEAKRFTPHLRTLVLHGLDRHERRSEIASAQIVITTYGVVARDTDQMTDCSWHMVVLDEAQAIKNPDSRSTRAVCALKAKHRLCLSGTPVENNLGELWAQFAFLMPGLLGDRKDFQKRFRTPIEKRGDATRAGLLLRRTRPFLLRRTKSEVAKELPPKTEVIRHIELDQEQRDLYETIRLSVHEKVRTAIANSGLSANAITVIDALLKLRQVCCDPRLVKIPAAAAVGESAKLNSLIEMVGEMVPEGRRILIFSQFTSMLELIKPELRKAGIAFVELTGATRDRNEPVERFQRGEVPVFLISLKAGGRGLNLTAADTVIHYDPWWNPAAENQATDRAHRIGQDKPVFVYKLIAADTVEERILELQRRKDNLAAATIEGTALFSTLGTGDIDYLFGEADEEE is encoded by the coding sequence ATGCCACTGGTCAACCACACTGCGCGGGCTTCATCGCCTGCCGGCGCCCCGGTTCCCTTTGCCGAAGAGGACGTATCCCGCGTCTTCGACCAGAAAACCCTTCAGCGTGCCCGCGGGCTCCTGCTCGCCGGCGCTGCGCGGCTACTGCCTGCCCGGGAGCACATCGCCGCGACGGTGACGGACCTGGGCCGGACCCATACGGTGATGGTGGTGCCGTCGCATCGCAACCAGCGCGTCAGCCTGGAACGGACCTGCACCTGCGGACGCTCATCCTGCGCTCACATGGCGGCCGCGGCGCTCCTGGCGCTCGACAGCAGGCCGGAGTGGCGGCGGCCGGTCCAGTCGTCCTTCCTGGACCGGGGACCCGCTCCCAAGGTGCCGCCGGCGCCGGAGCCCGCTCCCGCCGCTCCCCCGACCGGTACTCCCGGCGGGATACCGCTGGCCTACTGGACGCTGGAACCGGGCCAGGGCGAGAACGCCCTCTACGTGACCGCCACCCTGACCGTCGGCGGCACGCCCGAACGGCCCGCCACTCCGCGCCAGGTCGTCGACCACGCCGCCGGGATCGAGCAGGCCGGGCCCGACCGGACGGTCGCCCGCCTCCTGGGGGCGGGAGCGCTGGTTCGCACCCCGGTGCCCAAGGGCAGGGCCGATGGGGTCGACAAGCTGCTCCGCTGCCTTCTCGCGACCGGGCGGGTGCGGTGGCACAGCGGCGCCTCCCTGGTCGCCGGCCCCAAGCGCGTGGTGCGCGCCTTCCGCGACCCGCGCACCGGGACGGTGAGGCCGACCGGCCTGCCGGAGGGGGGAGCCCTGATCAAGGGCCTGGGCCACTGGTGCGTCGACCCCGGCGCCGGGCAGATCTGCCCGGTCGATCTCCAGATCGTCACCATGCCGAAGGCATCGGCCCCGATGCCGTCGGCGAAGCCGGAGCCCCAAAAGCCCCGCATCGTGACCCGCCGGTCCGCCCAGCGAACCCCGGCGCCGCGGATGGTGCCTGCCGACGTCCCACCCCGCCCCGCGCGCTCCGACCCCGCCGTCATCGTCGAGCGCAGCCCCAGGATCACGGCCCGCCTCGGCCGCGTGGTGTCGGCCGGCGAAGGCATGATCGACATCCTGCGACTGTCGTTCGATTACGGCGATCCCGGCCAGCCGGCGGAGATCGAGGCCGACGATCAGCGCCAGTTCGCCCGGATCGAGACTTCCGACGGGTCTCCCGTCTTCGCGCGCCGCGACAAGGCCGCCGAGCAGGAGGCCATGGCGCGGCTCGCCCGGATCGGGTTCGCCCAGCTTCGGATCGATCCTCCGAAGGGATCGCTGGACGACCGGGGCACGCGGGTCCACCGCATGACCGGCAAGGACCCCGACGCCGCGTGGCGGGCGTTCTTCACCACCCAGGTGCCGGCGTTGGAAGCCGAGGGCTGGACCATCCATATCGGCTCCGACTTCGGCACCCGCCTGGTCGAGTCCGCCGGCGACGTCGCCATCACCGTGCGCGACGCCGGCGAAGGCTGGTTCGACATGGAGGTCGGCGTCGAGATCGAGGGGCAGCGCCGTTCCCTGCTGCCCATCCTCGCCCGGCTGATCGACCGGGGCGGCATGGCCGCGATGCGGGTGATCGACGGCCAGGCCCACGTCATGCTGGAGGACGGCAGCGTGCTGGCCGTTCCGGCCGACAGGATCAAGCGGCTCTTCAGCGTGCTTGAAGCCATGCTGGAGACCGGTCGGCGGTTCGAGGAGAAGCTGCAGGTACCGATCGGCGAGGCGGACCTGCTGGTCGACATCGACGACCTGGTATCCCGCCGGCCTGACGAGAGCGCCCAGATCGAGGCTTTCCTCCGCAAGCTGAACGAGGGCGAGACCCTCCCGGAAGTGGCGGCGCCGGCCAGCTTCCGAGGCGACCTGCGGGACTACCAGCGCACCGGCCTCGCCTGGCTGCAGCGCCTCGCGGCCAACCAGGTGGCCGGCATCCTGGCCGACGACATGGGCCTGGGCAAGACCGCGCAGACCCTGGCCCACATCGCCCTGGAGCATGAGAGCGGCCGGCTGGAGGATCCTTGCCTGGTGGTGGTCCCGACCAGCCTGGTGCCGAACTGGGTCAACGAGGCGAAGCGCTTCACGCCGCACCTCCGCACCCTGGTGCTTCACGGCCTCGACCGGCACGAGCGCCGGTCCGAGATCGCCTCGGCCCAGATCGTGATCACCACCTACGGCGTGGTCGCCCGCGACACGGACCAGATGACGGATTGCTCGTGGCACATGGTCGTGCTGGACGAGGCGCAGGCGATCAAGAACCCGGATTCCCGTTCGACCCGGGCCGTCTGCGCCCTCAAGGCGAAGCACAGGCTGTGCCTTTCCGGCACGCCGGTGGAGAACAACCTGGGCGAGCTGTGGGCCCAGTTCGCCTTCCTGATGCCCGGGCTGCTCGGCGACCGGAAGGATTTCCAGAAGCGGTTCCGGACGCCGATCGAGAAGCGGGGCGATGCGACCCGCGCCGGCCTGCTGCTGCGCCGAACCCGGCCCTTCCTGCTGCGCCGCACCAAGTCCGAGGTGGCGAAGGAACTGCCGCCCAAGACCGAGGTGATCCGGCATATCGAACTGGACCAGGAGCAGCGCGACCTCTACGAGACGATCCGCCTTTCGGTCCATGAGAAGGTCCGGACGGCGATCGCCAACAGCGGCCTGTCCGCCAACGCCATCACGGTGATCGACGCGCTGCTGAAGCTCCGGCAGGTCTGCTGCGATCCCCGGCTGGTGAAGATCCCGGCGGCGGCGGCCGTGGGGGAAAGCGCCAAGCTGAACAGCCTGATCGAGATGGTCGGCGAGATGGTGCCGGAAGGACGCCGCATCCTGATCTTCTCGCAGTTCACATCGATGCTGGAACTGATCAAGCCGGAACTGCGCAAGGCCGGCATCGCCTTCGTCGAACTTACCGGGGCGACCCGCGATCGCAACGAGCCGGTCGAACGGTTCCAGCGCGGCGAAGTGCCGGTGTTCCTGATCAGCCTGAAGGCCGGCGGGCGCGGCCTGAACCTGACCGCCGCCGACACCGTCATCCATTACGATCCCTGGTGGAACCCGGCGGCCGAGAACCAGGCCACCGACCGGGCCCACCGGATCGGGCAGGACAAACCGGTCTTCGTCTACAAGCTGATCGCCGCCGACACGGTGGAGGAGCGGATCCTCGAACTCCAGCGCCGGAAGGACAACCTTGCCGCGGCGACGATCGAGGGCACCGCCCTCTTCAGCACCCTCGGCACCGGCGACATCGACTACCTCTTCGGGGAGGCCGACGAGGAGGAATGA
- the madL gene encoding malonate transporter subunit MadL codes for MVIYGVALLSICMLVGMVIGELLGMAIGVQANVGGVGIAMLLLILVTDHLKKDFRLDQWCQQGIGFWSAIYIPIVVAMAAQQNVVAALKGGPAAVLAGSLAVVVSFALVPVITRIGQPREEAERAEPVAIKGGE; via the coding sequence ATGGTCATCTACGGAGTCGCACTCCTGTCGATCTGCATGCTCGTGGGCATGGTCATCGGCGAACTTCTCGGCATGGCGATCGGCGTCCAGGCCAATGTCGGCGGCGTCGGCATCGCGATGCTCCTGCTCATCCTGGTGACCGACCACCTGAAGAAGGATTTCCGGCTGGACCAGTGGTGCCAGCAGGGCATCGGCTTCTGGAGCGCCATCTACATCCCCATCGTCGTCGCCATGGCGGCCCAGCAGAACGTGGTCGCCGCCCTGAAGGGCGGTCCGGCGGCGGTTCTGGCCGGCAGCCTGGCGGTGGTCGTCAGCTTCGCGCTGGTCCCGGTGATCACCCGGATCGGCCAGCCGCGCGAGGAGGCCGAACGGGCCGAGCCCGTGGCGATCAAGGGTGGGGAATGA
- a CDS encoding malonate--CoA ligase — protein sequence MPNHLFALMRDRMPADDRTFIETPAAEKPGSSSRVMTYGDAVALSSRMANLLIQRGVQPGDRVAVQLEKSAEAIVLYLACLRAGAVYLPLNTAYTLAELDYFLGDAEPRVVVCAPSAREALEPLARSKGVAAVETLGIDGTGSLMDGAAACGTGFTDVERGPDDLAAILYTSGTTGRSKGAMLSHDNLASNALTLARSWRFSPDDVLLHALPIFHTHGLFVATNVTLMAGSSLIFVSRFDADTMLRLMPRATVMMGVPTFYVRLLQHPGLTRDAVSHMRLFVSGSAPLLAETHDAWAERTGHRILERYGMTETNMNTSNPYDGERIAGTVGPALPGIAIRVTDPDSGRPLPGGEIGMIEVKGPNVFKGYWRMPEKTAAEFRPDGFFITGDLGKIDGSGYVHIVGRGKDLVITGGYNVYPKEVEVEIDALPGVVESAVIGVSHPDFGEGVTALVVRKPGADIDERGILQALEGRLAKYKQPKRVLFVDELPRNTMGKVQKNLLRDANKDLYARAKTG from the coding sequence ATGCCAAACCATCTGTTCGCGCTGATGCGCGACCGCATGCCGGCCGATGACCGGACCTTCATCGAGACGCCCGCCGCCGAAAAGCCCGGAAGCTCCTCCCGGGTGATGACGTACGGCGACGCGGTGGCGCTGTCCTCCCGCATGGCGAACCTGCTGATCCAACGCGGCGTCCAGCCCGGCGACCGCGTCGCGGTCCAGCTGGAAAAGAGCGCGGAAGCCATCGTCCTTTATCTCGCCTGCCTGCGCGCCGGCGCCGTCTATCTGCCGCTCAACACCGCCTATACCCTGGCCGAGCTGGATTACTTCCTGGGCGACGCGGAGCCGCGCGTGGTCGTCTGCGCCCCTTCCGCCAGGGAGGCCCTGGAGCCGCTTGCCCGGTCCAAGGGCGTGGCCGCGGTCGAGACGCTGGGCATTGACGGGACCGGTTCGCTGATGGACGGTGCCGCCGCGTGCGGGACCGGCTTCACCGACGTGGAGCGCGGCCCCGACGATCTCGCGGCGATCCTCTATACCTCGGGGACGACCGGCCGCTCCAAGGGCGCGATGCTCAGCCACGACAACCTGGCATCGAACGCGCTGACCCTCGCCCGGTCCTGGCGGTTCTCGCCGGACGACGTGCTGCTCCACGCGCTTCCGATCTTCCACACCCACGGCCTGTTCGTCGCCACAAACGTCACCCTGATGGCCGGCTCCTCGCTGATCTTCGTGTCGCGGTTCGACGCCGATACGATGCTCCGGCTGATGCCGCGCGCGACGGTCATGATGGGCGTTCCGACCTTCTATGTGCGCCTGCTCCAGCATCCGGGACTGACCCGCGACGCCGTCTCCCACATGCGCCTGTTCGTCTCCGGCTCGGCCCCGCTGCTGGCCGAGACGCACGACGCCTGGGCCGAGCGGACCGGCCACCGCATCCTGGAGCGGTACGGCATGACCGAAACCAACATGAACACCTCCAATCCCTATGACGGCGAGCGGATCGCCGGGACGGTCGGACCCGCCCTGCCCGGCATCGCCATCCGCGTGACGGATCCCGACAGCGGCCGGCCCCTGCCCGGCGGCGAGATCGGCATGATCGAGGTCAAGGGGCCCAACGTCTTCAAGGGCTACTGGCGCATGCCGGAGAAGACGGCGGCCGAGTTCCGGCCGGACGGGTTCTTCATCACCGGCGACCTGGGCAAGATCGACGGGAGCGGCTACGTCCATATCGTCGGCCGCGGCAAGGACCTCGTCATCACGGGCGGCTACAACGTCTATCCCAAGGAGGTCGAGGTCGAGATCGACGCGCTGCCGGGCGTGGTCGAAAGCGCCGTGATCGGCGTTTCCCATCCCGATTTCGGCGAGGGAGTGACGGCCCTGGTCGTCCGCAAGCCGGGCGCGGACATCGACGAGCGCGGGATCCTGCAGGCCCTCGAGGGCCGGCTCGCCAAGTACAAGCAGCCGAAGCGGGTCCTCTTCGTCGACGAGCTGCCCCGCAACACCATGGGCAAGGTGCAGAAGAACCTGCTGCGCGACGCCAACAAGGATCTCTACGCCCGCGCCAAGACGGGCTGA
- the madM gene encoding malonate transporter subunit MadM, with protein sequence MLETLGDILVKNGLVTAFAVVGATIWISYWLSAKLTRGWLHGSAVAIILGLIAAYFGGIMTGGNKGIADVPLLAGIGLMGGAMLRDFAIIATAFGVSFGEIRKAGVSGVVALFAGIIVSFVVGAAVAMAFGYSDAVSMATIGAGAVTYIVGPVTGAALGASSDVMALSIAAGLIKSILVMIGTPFVAKSIGLDNPRSAMVFGGLMGTTSGVAGGLAATDPKLVPYGAMTATFYTGLGCLMAPSVLFIATRALVG encoded by the coding sequence ATGCTTGAGACCCTGGGCGACATCCTCGTCAAGAACGGCCTCGTCACCGCCTTCGCGGTGGTCGGCGCCACCATCTGGATCTCCTACTGGCTTTCGGCCAAGCTGACCCGGGGCTGGCTGCACGGATCAGCCGTCGCCATCATCCTCGGACTGATCGCGGCCTATTTCGGCGGCATCATGACCGGCGGGAACAAGGGGATCGCCGACGTGCCCCTGCTGGCCGGCATCGGCCTGATGGGAGGCGCCATGCTGCGCGACTTCGCGATCATCGCGACCGCCTTCGGCGTCAGCTTCGGCGAGATCCGGAAGGCCGGCGTCAGCGGCGTCGTGGCGCTGTTCGCCGGGATCATCGTCTCCTTCGTGGTAGGCGCCGCGGTCGCCATGGCCTTCGGCTATTCCGACGCGGTCAGCATGGCGACCATCGGGGCGGGAGCCGTGACCTACATCGTGGGACCCGTGACGGGTGCCGCGCTCGGCGCCAGTTCCGACGTGATGGCGCTCAGCATCGCCGCGGGCCTGATCAAGTCGATCCTGGTGATGATCGGAACTCCTTTCGTCGCGAAGAGCATCGGCCTGGACAATCCCCGTTCGGCGATGGTGTTCGGCGGGCTGATGGGCACCACCAGCGGCGTCGCCGGCGGCCTCGCCGCGACCGATCCGAAGCTGGTTCCCTACGGCGCCATGACGGCGACCTTCTACACCGGGCTGGGATGCCTGATGGCGCCGTCGGTGCTGTTCATCGCGACGCGCGCCCTGGTCGGCTGA
- a CDS encoding malonyl-CoA decarboxylase, with the protein MNTSTSFLGDLMVSIADRGRSLLGRSGSTGGPVSPSDLATLCEALLSGRGEASGVALAGEILAHWRKLDSDARRAFLILLAERFGPDKARLERAIEGYHASGDAKAILALHKAAEPRRQEVIRRLNLAPCGTEALVRIREELTRHLGSHPDLAALDADFVHLFSSWFNRGFLVLRRIDWTTPANILEKIIRYEAVHTIRDWNDLRRRLEPTDRRCFGFFHPQLVDEPLIFVQVALSKDIPSAIGTLLAEDRQPIPADEATTAVFYSISNCQEGLRGVSFGNFLIKQVVEDLKRELPGLTTFVTLSPVPGFAGWLARERADGASTMLTPDDRSALEALDRPGWHTDPAVREKVQAVLTPAAACYLLKAKSPSGKPVDPVAKFHLGNGARLERLNFLGDLSERGLRQAHGLMVNYLYKLDDIETNHERFAAQGEVVASSSVRKLLRADTQPQKQAGKAQTKVPAGKG; encoded by the coding sequence ATGAACACCAGCACTTCCTTCCTCGGCGACCTGATGGTTTCGATCGCGGATCGTGGCCGGTCGCTGCTCGGCCGCAGCGGCTCCACCGGCGGCCCCGTATCGCCCTCCGACCTTGCCACCCTGTGCGAGGCGCTGCTCAGCGGGCGGGGCGAGGCATCCGGCGTGGCGCTGGCCGGGGAGATCCTGGCCCATTGGCGGAAGCTGGACTCAGACGCGCGCCGCGCCTTCCTGATCCTGCTGGCGGAACGGTTCGGCCCCGACAAGGCGAGGCTGGAGCGGGCGATCGAGGGCTATCATGCCTCGGGTGACGCCAAGGCCATCCTGGCCCTGCACAAGGCGGCGGAGCCACGGCGGCAGGAGGTGATCCGCCGCCTGAACCTGGCGCCGTGCGGGACGGAGGCGCTGGTCCGCATCCGGGAGGAGCTGACCCGCCATCTCGGCAGCCATCCCGATCTGGCCGCCCTGGACGCCGACTTCGTCCACCTGTTCTCGTCCTGGTTCAACAGGGGCTTCCTGGTGCTGCGCCGGATCGACTGGACGACGCCGGCCAATATCCTGGAAAAGATCATCCGCTACGAGGCGGTCCATACGATCCGGGATTGGAACGACCTGCGCCGCCGGCTGGAGCCGACCGACCGCCGCTGCTTCGGCTTCTTCCATCCGCAGCTGGTCGACGAGCCGCTGATCTTCGTGCAGGTAGCGCTGTCCAAGGACATTCCGTCGGCCATCGGCACCCTGCTGGCCGAGGATCGCCAGCCGATCCCGGCTGACGAGGCGACCACCGCGGTCTTCTATTCGATCTCGAACTGCCAGGAAGGGCTCCGCGGGGTCTCCTTCGGCAACTTCCTGATCAAGCAGGTGGTCGAGGACCTGAAGCGGGAGCTGCCCGGCCTGACGACCTTCGTCACCCTGTCCCCGGTCCCGGGTTTCGCCGGCTGGCTGGCGCGCGAACGGGCGGATGGGGCTTCGACGATGCTGACACCCGATGACAGATCCGCGCTGGAGGCGCTCGACCGCCCGGGCTGGCACACCGATCCCGCCGTCCGCGAAAAGGTCCAGGCAGTGCTGACCCCGGCCGCCGCCTGCTATCTGCTCAAGGCCAAGTCGCCGTCGGGCAAGCCGGTCGATCCGGTCGCCAAGTTCCACCTGGGCAACGGTGCCCGGCTGGAGCGTCTGAACTTCCTGGGCGACCTGTCGGAGCGCGGCCTTCGCCAGGCCCACGGGCTGATGGTCAACTACCTGTACAAGCTCGACGATATCGAGACCAACCACGAGCGGTTCGCGGCCCAGGGCGAGGTCGTCGCCTCCAGTTCGGTCCGCAAGCTGCTGCGCGCCGACACGCAACCGCAGAAGCAGGCCGGCAAGGCCCAAACGAAAGTTCCCGCAGGTAAAGGTTAG
- a CDS encoding adenylate/guanylate cyclase domain-containing protein, producing the protein MPILSGSRRFQQLRTISGLVLFAYVLMHMLNHSLGLVSLEAMDRWRFLLSWQFAGGWIVILAAAVVHSVHALWSLYDRRVMRMPAWQFMQLLLGLAIPFLLIEHVLGTRAVAELYGVQPSYALVQLTYWRLAPHLGILQSTVMIISWVHGCVGLHFWLRLRPWYRSVAPGLFTLAVLVPTLALLGFVVSGRALLVETADGAAVAEILKAAQVPGPTSTAFVGKTALFFRYGFAGLIAATLFARGVRNLLSSRFGTMTLSYADGPTVTLLPGASILEMSRAYGVPHASVCGGRGRCSTCRVSVGLGRDRLPAPSSVEQRVLTRIGAAADVRLACMVRPKHSLTVRPLMPPASTPELALRPSTHLEGQEREIVILFADLRGFTSLSEARLPYDVVFVLNRYFEAVGQAVESNNGHIDKFIGDGMMALFGISDDPVRAANDALVTARAIAERIDRLNRDLEHDLPNPLRVAIGIHAGTVILGEMGYGRARSFTAIGDPVNTTSRLEQIAKDNEVELVVSREVEARAGIDLGRHPLQFVPVRGRKAALEVRLIRSAGALGALPVV; encoded by the coding sequence ATGCCAATTCTCTCCGGAAGCCGCCGCTTCCAGCAACTGCGTACGATCTCGGGACTCGTGCTGTTCGCCTATGTGCTGATGCACATGCTGAACCATTCGCTGGGTCTCGTCTCGCTCGAGGCGATGGACCGCTGGCGCTTCCTGCTCTCCTGGCAGTTCGCCGGGGGCTGGATCGTCATCCTGGCGGCGGCGGTCGTCCATTCCGTCCACGCGCTGTGGTCGCTCTACGACCGGCGGGTGATGCGGATGCCGGCCTGGCAGTTCATGCAGCTTCTGCTCGGGCTCGCCATCCCGTTCCTGCTGATCGAGCACGTGCTGGGCACGCGGGCGGTCGCCGAACTCTACGGCGTGCAGCCCAGCTACGCCCTGGTCCAGCTGACCTACTGGCGGCTGGCGCCCCACCTGGGCATCCTGCAAAGCACGGTGATGATCATCTCCTGGGTCCATGGCTGCGTCGGGCTGCATTTCTGGCTGCGGCTGCGGCCCTGGTACCGATCGGTGGCGCCCGGGCTCTTCACCCTGGCGGTGCTGGTCCCGACCCTGGCGCTGCTGGGCTTCGTCGTGTCGGGACGGGCGCTGCTGGTCGAGACGGCGGACGGCGCAGCTGTCGCCGAGATCCTCAAGGCGGCGCAGGTTCCCGGGCCGACCTCGACCGCCTTCGTCGGAAAGACGGCCCTGTTCTTCCGCTACGGCTTCGCGGGTCTGATAGCGGCTACCTTGTTCGCCCGGGGCGTCCGCAACCTGCTGTCGTCCCGGTTCGGCACCATGACCTTGAGTTATGCCGACGGTCCCACCGTGACGCTCCTTCCCGGCGCCAGCATCCTGGAGATGAGCCGGGCCTACGGCGTTCCGCACGCTTCCGTCTGCGGCGGGCGGGGTCGCTGCTCGACCTGCCGCGTCAGCGTCGGACTGGGCCGCGACAGGCTGCCGGCGCCATCCTCGGTCGAACAGCGGGTGCTGACCCGGATCGGCGCGGCGGCCGACGTCCGCCTCGCCTGCATGGTCAGGCCCAAGCACAGCCTGACGGTGCGTCCGCTGATGCCGCCGGCCTCGACTCCCGAGCTGGCTCTCCGGCCTTCCACCCACCTGGAGGGCCAGGAGCGGGAGATCGTGATCCTGTTCGCCGACCTCCGCGGCTTCACCAGCCTGTCGGAGGCGCGGCTGCCCTACGACGTCGTCTTCGTCCTGAACCGCTATTTCGAGGCGGTCGGGCAGGCGGTGGAAAGCAACAACGGCCATATCGACAAGTTCATCGGCGACGGCATGATGGCGCTGTTCGGCATCAGCGACGATCCGGTCAGGGCGGCGAACGACGCGCTCGTGACGGCCCGCGCCATCGCCGAGCGCATCGACCGCCTCAACCGCGACCTGGAGCACGACCTGCCCAACCCGTTGCGCGTCGCCATCGGCATCCACGCAGGAACGGTGATCCTGGGCGAGATGGGCTATGGCCGCGCCCGGTCCTTCACCGCGATCGGCGACCCGGTCAATACCACCTCCCGGCTGGAACAGATCGCCAAGGACAACGAGGTCGAACTGGTTGTCAGCCGCGAGGTCGAGGCACGGGCCGGCATCGATCTGGGTCGGCACCCCCTGCAGTTCGTCCCGGTCCGCGGCCGGAAGGCGGCTCTGGAGGTGCGGCTGATCCGCTCGGCCGGCGCGTTGGGGGCGTTGCCCGTCGTCTGA